GCAGCCCCACTATCCACGACGCTTTCATGGGCGTGGGCGATTACTCCGGCATGGCCATTCCAAATGGCAGGTTTGGGCTCGGGTTTAGGAGATTCAACACTACGACTGGCGATCTGAGGAGCTTTGGCCATGCCGGAGTTGGTGGATCTACTGCAGTCTGTGATACTGAGCACAACTTCTCGATTGCAGTCACAGTGAACAAGATGGGATTGGGTGGTGTGACAGGGAGCATACTGCAGCTGGTTTGCTCTGAGCTTAACATTGAGCTCAACCTTCCCCTACCTGAAGAGTTCTCCGGGTTTGGGTAGCTACTGGTCGATGAGAATGGCATGCTTCACATAATGTtcttagctatatatatatatacatatatatacacatgttatAATTTGATGTAATTGTAATGCATCAGGTTTGTGCAAAACCGGACCCGATCCGACCCGCTACTGTGACTCTGAACCCGGATGGAATCCTTCTCGGATCCGCAACGGGGTTGGTGAAACCCGATCCGACTCTGTCCATCGATATCTGCGCGCATACCGTCCGCATCTTATCCACAATTCCGCTGCGTGTGTCTATTTATCTATATGTTGCTTCTCCTTTCGATAAGCGAGCAAGTGGATCCGCCATGCCAACCTTGAACGTGAGCACCAACGTGCCGGTGGACGCGGTGGTCGCCTCCGACATCCTCAAGGACTGCACCAGAATCGTGGCCAAGATCATTGGCAAGCCTGAGTCCGTGAGAACTCCCATCTCAGTTTTCGTACCACCAGTTGTTCGATGAAATTCCTCTGACGGCGGACGTTCTTGATGCCTTCCTTTTGGTTTCGTGCATATATGCGATGTGGTTTGTGGTTATGTTGTAGTGGGAACACTGTTCACGGTGATGCAGTTTCCTTCGTAGGTAGTAATGATTAGTTCGATTATTCGGGTGCACACTGAAGCTCTTATCGTGCCAAGTGGTGTGAATCATTGGTAGGCATATTGTGGAAAATTCTTTCGGTAGTAGCATTGTAGTCTCAGTGTTCCTAAAATTTATAGATGTTTCCTTTTCCCTTGTTTCTTAAGCCAATTGACAAGTTGAAATGTTGCATGCTAAGATGCATTTCCTATTTTTACTTATTGCAATCaacttaaattttcttgttaatagcAAGAATAGCAATGAAGATAGGTTTTCAGGTGGTATAGTGTTTTAGAGCAAGCAGCATTTCCTTTTACTTCACTTCTTTTTTGCCTTTGCAATGCATAATTCTGTCTATACTTATTGTTTTTTGCAAGCTCAGTATGTGATGATTCTGATAAACGGAGGAGTTCCTATTGCATTTGCTGGAAGTGAAGAACCAGCAGCATACGGAGAAGTCATATCGATTGGTGGCCTTGGACCTAGTGTCAATGCAAAGCTAAGTTCTGCACTTGCTGAGATTCTTGAAGCAAAACTCTCAGTGGATAGTTCCAGGTTTTACATCAAGTTCTATGATGTACAGGTAAGCTACTGATTTGTGCTTCTTTGCTCAACTATTTTTGCTTACTTCTTTGTTGTTTCCTGgaattgttttcttttatttttcccaTAAGCTTGCATTGAGATGCTCCCACAGAAAATACATCTTTTGCAAACTACATAATGGTTGTTGATAAACTGAGCTAGTTGTGAGTACAGAAAATGAGATTATATAGGAAATATGTGTTGATTGGAGAAATAAATAGGAGTTGCAAAATAAACAGTTGCAAGAAATATTGAAAGGTAAGAACACAAATCTTCTACGTGTATCAAAAGCATATTAAATGTTCTTGCAATGTGGACAGATAAGCATGGACGTGTTGGGAACAGTGAAAACATATTCACCTTCATTTGCCTAATGCTTCTGGTGAAAAATATTTACTGTGGATTATGTTCTCTTAAATGCCTATTTttgtgtatatattttttttgttaaacatcATGTTGATCtgttatattttttttagtttttattaTAATGTTGCttccatatatatgattattttgcCCATAAACTTATACACCGCTCAAGTACAATCTCCTAGTTTTTAGCCCAAAATTCAGAGTTGACTGTAATTTCTATATCTTAGTGGTTTAGTTctgatttattatattattgtttttGTTTCACAGCGTTCCTTCTTTGGCTTCAATGGATCAACTTTTTGAACAATGGATAAGTCGTGGGTTCTACAATCAACTTTTAAGGATTATCAACGTTCAAAGTGTTGTTAACATAGCCCTAGTTTACGCTGGCTCTGTATTTACTACTATACAATGTGGTAACCTGTTTAATTGCATTGTTTGTAATCTGGATATTATGAACTATATCTGATCTATATCAAACTGTGACCACTTCTTGCTTTCTTTTTTGATTTAAAATCTATTATATTAATTGAGCTTCCTCTCCCAAGTTCTGCGGCTTTTCCTAGTCAGCATTCCTCATAAATCTAACATGAAATCCTTCTGAATCTAATGAAGGCCTTCCATTCTCATATTTCAATATTATTTTCGGAAATTTCATATTTTTTAGCAGGGATTAatgttttatatgataaattTGGTGCCAACATTCTGTCTTATGACCATTTTAAAACACTCATTGCCAGTTGCTTAATTTTGTTCCTGTACCTTGGCAAGGCCTGCCATAAAAATACTAGTAATCATGGCAAGTGATGCCTTAGTTCTCCACTTGATCCTTCAAACTCAAGCTGCATGATCGACCAACTGATGACTGAATCAGAGGATGTCCGCTTTACTGTCATCGGAGAGTGGAGTTATTAGCTGTGAAAGCATGATTGTGTTGTCATTTGCCGACTACCACAAGTTTGCCTCTGTCATCATAGGTGTGTTTTCTTACAGAACTTAGACAAGAACCCTCTTTAATAACTCTAATGTCCATTCGTTTTGTACTGATATGAGTTTTATGGTCTgtctgcttgtgataaagaactaTCGAGTCGATGAGATCAAGAATCTGAATTACAGCCCTAATATCCACGAGTTTTGAACTCAACAAGAAGCTGGTGATCTGATGTCCTGCTTGTGGTTGAGCTGTCAAACTTCATTGGCATCAAGACCTGCCACCTGCTTTGAGCTGGCTCTTTCTTGAGCCTCAGGTATGTAACTAGAATCATGGATGTTATTGTGGTTGTGTTTGCCTAGTACTTGAGgctgcaattagttcaaagtggtTTGCCTGCCACCTCTTGTTTTTGCATACATGTCAAGGGCCATAGATTTGCCAAATCTATATATCTATGACAGCCTGATTCTGCTACTTGGTTGTTGAGAAATAGAGGAGGATTTCTTATCCAAACTATACTCTTCTACCATGATGTTGAGCTCCTCACTTTATATATACAAATTCTTGGGCCACAAGGTGTTTTAGTCTCACACAAGAGGCATAACTATGGCCACACAGGTGTGGCAATGCCTTCCAACTCCTTCCACCCCTCCGCCAAATAACCTGTCAGTGTTTGATTGATCTGTTTGCTTGACCAGTTCATATGTTGATCATGCTGCTTCTCTCTTGGAAGCTAAATCATATGAAAATTTTCTCTGTTTTTAGCTGTTTCTTGTTGACAAGCTAATGTTTAATTAGATGTCAATCATTAATTTCTTCAAACATAGATTAGAAATTTCCTGTTCTCAAATTTATTGATTgtgtgcatttttttttttcttctcaaataTAGATTAGAAACATGGAGTTGGAAATTATACAGCTTTGGAATCTTCATCTCTATCCTCTCATTCTTTATTGTATTTTTCTGATAAGCCCTCACAGGATGTGCTCTGCCACCTGGGCAAAAGCAAGATTTGGTCCATATCTATGAAAAATCTAAATGTGTCTCAACCACAACTCTTAGAATCCCAAGGAAAAATGTAATTAGAGCACATCATTTGCATTTCATTTGTGGCCAAGAATGAACACAAATTGAGCGGTTGCGTCCAAAGGAATACTTGAATCAGAATCAATCAGCTGAAAGCAAACGATTTCCTCCTTTATATTCCCCTGTCGTCATCATCTCATGGCTTAATAGCCACAATAAGAATAGTTAATTCGACGCCCCCCAAAATATCTCAGCCAACTCCACTGCTTCTAATTCTACTTTATAAGAAGGTGCTGCAAAGAGGCCATCTAGCGGCAGGAGGGATGAAGGCTGCGAGGTGGAGGGGCTGCGAGCTCTGCGGCGGTGCGGCCGCCGTGCACTGCGAGGCGGACGCGGCGTTCCTCTGCTGGGCATGCGACGCCCGCGTGCACGGCGCTAACTTCCTCGTCGCGCGCCACCTCCGGCGCGTCGCCTGCGCCGGGTGCGGCGCCCTCGACGAGGATCGCCTCCTCGCCGGCGCTGGGTCTCCTCCGGTCCGCTCCCTGTGCAGCGCCTGTGGCCCCGCTGGGTCCGGATTCTCTGACGACTCGGAATCGGTCTCCTGCATCTCCACCGCGGAGTCGATCGCGGCCGCGTCGGCCGGGCGGCGGGGGCAGGCGAGTGCGGAGGGGGTTCTAGCGAGAAGGGGCGGGCGTGCCGGTCTGGGGAGGCGGCGCGTCGCGGAAGCGGTGCCCGCTGCTGTGGGGCGTCCGAGAAGGGCGTGCCGGGGAACGGCGGAGACGCGCTCGAGGGTGAGCTTGGAGGCGGCGCCGTGGCTCGCCGCGAGGAGGCGCGGGTGGAGAGGGGGCGGCACGCGGGAGGAGGCGATGCTGAGGAGCTCCAGGGCGGCTTCGGGCGTGCCTGTGGAGCTCATCGTTCGAGCCTCGACTCGGCTCGCGGGTGCTGCGATGCGCGCCAGATCCATGGCCATGGAAGAAGGTTGGGCTGAGTGCTATTAAAAggcttcctttctcctcctcctcctcttttactTCCAGGCTTTGGTAAGTTGGAGGTCTGCAATGTTAGTAGAATATgtggagaaaaaggaagaaaaaactgAGAAAGCCTATATAATTGTGGTCATGCTTTTAGTACCGCAAACAATAATGTATTCAACTGTGCATTATATGCTTTGTTAGATGTGTGATAGCTTAATGATGCGATGAGTGAATCAATATCGGGGAGATGGCTCGAGATGGGCAGACCCGAACTCATCGATTTCTACGGTCGCTGCCGTTAGAACCCGAGTCCAATCCGAACGATTGCGGTGTAGTCTTTCGCCTCAATAAAAACGCAGTCTGAAGCGTTCCCCCCTCTTCGTCTACCTCCAAATCCCTCGACCCCCGTTCCAGATCTCGTACTCCTCCTTCGGATCCCTTCTATTTCCCTCACTATCTTCGATTCCCTGCCTGTTCTTCGATCCAGATCCAGGGTTCTTGCAAGAGGGGCGCCGAGATGGAGAAATCGTGCTCGATCCTGGTCCACTTCGATAAGGGCTCCCCGGCCATGGCGAACGAGATCAAGGAGGCCCTCGAGGGCAGCGACGTTGAGGCCAAGATCGATGCCATGAAGAAGGCCGTCATGCTCCTTGTCAACGGTGAGACGCTCCCCCAGATCTTCATCACCATCGTCCGCTATGTCCTCCCCTCCGACGATCACACCGTGCAGAAGTTGCTCCTCCTCTACCTGGAGATCATCGACAAGACCGACGCCCGCGGCCGCGTCCTCCCCGAGATGATCCTCATCTGCCAGAACCTCCGCAACAACCTGCAGCACGCCAACGAGTACATCCGCGGCGTCACCCTCCGGTTCCTCTGCCGCTTGTCCGAGCCAGAGATCCTGGAGCCGCTTGTCCCATCCGTCCTCGCCAATCTCGAGCACCGCCACCCTTTCGTCCGCCGCCACGCCCTCCTCGCCGTCGCAGCCATCCACCGCCTCCCCGGCCAGGCCGGTGAGCAGCTCCTTCCCGACGCCTCCGAGCTCGTCGAGAAGGTTCTCGCCTCCGAGCAGGACCCCTCCGCACGCCGCAACGCCTTCCTCATGCTTGCCACCTGCGCCCAGACGCGCGCCGTAGTGCACCTCCTCTCACAGGCCGACCACGTCCCCGAGTGGGGCGAACTCCTCCAAATGGCCGCCCTCGACCTCATCCGCAAGGTCTGCCGCTCCAACCCTTCCGAGAAGGGCAAGTACATCAAGATCATCATCTCCCTTCTCAATTCCCCGTCTGCTGCGGTCGTCTATGAGAGTGCCGGGACGCTTGTCTCATTGTCATCTGCCCCAACCGCCATCCGTGCAGCTGCCAACACCTACTGCCAGCTCCTCGTCTCACAGAGTGACAACAATGTGAAGCTCATTGTGCTCGACCGTCTCAACGAGCTCAAGTTGTTGCACAGGGAGATCATGGTGGAGATGATCATGGATGTTCTTCGTGCGCTTTCAAGCCCAAATCTTGACATCAGGCGCAAGACTCTCGACATTGCCCTCGATCTGATCACGTCCAGGAACGTTGATGAGGTGGTGCTCATGCTTAAGAAAGAGGTCGTCAAGACACAGAGCACTGAGCTTGAGAAGAATGGGGAATACCGGCAGATGCTGGTGCAGGCTATCCATTTGTGTGCAATCAAGTTCCCTGAGGTTGCTAGCACAGTTGTCCATCTGCTGATGGATTTCCTCGGTGATACCAATGTGCCTTCTTCTATTGATGTGATTCTCTTTGTCAGAGAGATAATTGAGGCCAACCCAAAGCTAAGGGTTTCCATTATCACCAGACTGCTCGACACATTTTATCAGATCTGCACTGCAAGAGTTTGCTCGTGTGCACTTTGGATCATTGGTGAGTATTGCCTTTCGCtctctgaggtggagagtggGATCCAGACAATT
The window above is part of the Musa acuminata AAA Group cultivar baxijiao chromosome BXJ2-6, Cavendish_Baxijiao_AAA, whole genome shotgun sequence genome. Proteins encoded here:
- the LOC135614326 gene encoding B3 domain-containing protein LFL1-like, with protein sequence MAMDLARIAAPASRVEARTMSSTGTPEAALELLSIASSRVPPPLHPRLLAASHGAASKLTLERVSAVPRHALLGRPTAAGTASATRRLPRPARPPLLARTPSALACPRRPADAAAIDSAVEMQETDSESSENPDPAGPQALHRERTGGDPAPARRRSSSRAPHPAQATRRRWRATRKLAPCTRASHAQQRNAASASQCTAAAPPQSSQPLHLAAFIPPAARWPLCSTFL
- the LOC135614327 gene encoding uncharacterized protein LOC135614327, with the translated sequence MPTLNVSTNVPVDAVVASDILKDCTRIVAKIIGKPESYVMILINGGVPIAFAGSEEPAAYGEVISIGGLGPSVNAKLSSALAEILEAKLSVDSSRFYIKFYDVQRSFFGFNGSTF
- the LOC103986891 gene encoding coatomer subunit beta-1, whose translation is MEKSCSILVHFDKGSPAMANEIKEALEGSDVEAKIDAMKKAVMLLVNGETLPQIFITIVRYVLPSDDHTVQKLLLLYLEIIDKTDARGRVLPEMILICQNLRNNLQHANEYIRGVTLRFLCRLSEPEILEPLVPSVLANLEHRHPFVRRHALLAVAAIHRLPGQAGEQLLPDASELVEKVLASEQDPSARRNAFLMLATCAQTRAVVHLLSQADHVPEWGELLQMAALDLIRKVCRSNPSEKGKYIKIIISLLNSPSAAVVYESAGTLVSLSSAPTAIRAAANTYCQLLVSQSDNNVKLIVLDRLNELKLLHREIMVEMIMDVLRALSSPNLDIRRKTLDIALDLITSRNVDEVVLMLKKEVVKTQSTELEKNGEYRQMLVQAIHLCAIKFPEVASTVVHLLMDFLGDTNVPSSIDVILFVREIIEANPKLRVSIITRLLDTFYQICTARVCSCALWIIGEYCLSLSEVESGIQTIKQFLGDLPFYVATEDGEAADASKKPQQVSTATLSSRRPVVLADGTYATQSAASETALSAPMVLPGSFASSLNLRSLILSGDFFVGAVVACTLTKLVLRLEQVQPSKAEANKACSGALLIMTSMLQLGQSSFFPQPIDNDSHDRIVLCIRLLCNTGDEVRKIWLQSCRQSFAKMLAEKQFREAEEIKAKAQISHAQPDDLIDFYHLKNRKGMSQLELEDEVQDDLKRATGEFMRDGDDANKLNRILQLTGFSDPVYAEAFVTVHHYDIVLDVTVINRTKETLQNLCLELATMGDLKLVDRPQNYTLAPESSKQIRANIKVSSTETGVIFGNIVYETSNVLERTVVVLNDIHIDIMDYISPATCADVTFRNMWAEFEWENKVAVNSLIQDEKEFLNHIIKSTNMKCLTPPSALDGECGFLAANLYAKSVFGEDALVNISVEKQTDGKLSGYIRIRSKTQGIALSLGDKITLKQKGGN